The following are encoded in a window of Urocitellus parryii isolate mUroPar1 chromosome 7, mUroPar1.hap1, whole genome shotgun sequence genomic DNA:
- the Tmem220 gene encoding transmembrane protein 220, with amino-acid sequence MTPAPGSGARTLWRACNWLMAAFFSLAALVQVNDPDAELWVVVYAVPAVLTLLVGVNPLVTGHFIWKSVSAVHISFCLVWAAGLAYHFLLHTQHNILHEEEGRELSGLVIITAWMSLCHSSSKNPVGGRIQLVVATAIALFPLISWVYVYINKEIRSSWPTHCKTVF; translated from the exons ATGACGCCTGCGCCGGGGTCCGGGGCGCGCACCCTGTGGAGGGCCTGCAACTGGCTCATGGCCGCCTTCTTCTCCCTGGCGGCCCTCGTGCAG GTCAATGATCCAGACGCAGAACTGTGGGTG GTGGTATATGCTGTACCTGCAGTACTGACCCTGCTTGTAGGAGTTAACCCTCTTGTCACAG GTCACTTTATTTGGAAGAGTGTCTCTGCAGTCCACATATCGTTTTGCCTGGTGTGGGCCGCTGGCTTGGCGTACCACTTCTTACTTCACACCCAACATAACATCTTACATGAAGAGGAAGGCAG GGAGCTGTCTGGTCTGGTGATTATCACAGCATGGATGAGCCTCTGCCACAGTTCATCAAA GAATCCAGTTGGTGGAAGAATTCAGTTGGTTGTTGCTACTGCAATTGCTCTTTTCCCACTTATctcctgggtctatgtatatataaacaaggAAATTCGGTCTTCCTGGCCAACGCACTGCAAGACAGTATTTTAA
- the Adprm gene encoding manganese-dependent ADP-ribose/CDP-alcohol diphosphatase isoform X3 codes for MADKANPGTLTDNSERLFSFGVITDIQYADLEDGYNFQGSRRRYYRHSLVHLQGAIEDWNKESSMPCCVLQLGDIIDGFNAQYKTSEESLEVVMNTFKMLKVPVHHTWGNHEFYNFSRDYLTRSKLNTRFLEDRIVDHPETIPSENYYAYHFVPFPKFRFILLDAYDLSVLGVDQSSPKYQQCMKILREHNPNTELNSPQGLSEPQFVQFNGGFSQEQLNWLNEVLAFSDTNQEKVVIVSHLPIYPEASDNVCLAWNYRDALAVIWSHKCVVCFFAGHTHDGGYCEDHFGVHHVNLEGVIETAPVSQAFGTVHVYPDKMVLKGRGRVPDRIMNYKKEKALNF; via the exons ATGGCTGATAAGGCCAATCCTGGAACCCTCACTGACAATTCAGAAAGACTCTTCTCCTTTGGAGTAATAACAGATATTCAGTATGCCGACTTAGAAGATGGATACAATTTCCAAGGAAGCCGGCGGAGGTACTATAGACATAGTCTCGTTCACTTACAGGGTGCCATTGAAGACTGGAATAAAGAAAGCAGCATGCCCTGTTGTGTCCTGCAGCTTGGAGACATTATCGATGGCTTTAACGCACAGTATAAAACATCAGAAGAGTCCCTGGAAGTTGTTATGAACACATTCAAAATGCTTAAAGTCCCAGTTCATCATACATGGGGAAATCATGAATTCTACAACTTCAGTAGAGATTATTTAACACGCTCTAAACTTAACACAAGGTTTCTAGAAGACCGGATTGTAGATCATCCTGAGACCATACCCTCAGAGAATTATTATGCTTACCACTTTGTGCCATTCCCTAAATTCCGGTTCATTTTACTTGATGCTTATGACTTGAGTGTCTTAGGTGTGGATCAGTCTTCTCCAAaataccagcagtgtatgaagaTACTGAGGGAGCACAATCCAAATACGGAATTGAATAGTCCTCAAG GACTTTCTGAGCCCCAGTTTGTCCAGTTTAATGGAGGATTCAGCCAAGAACAGCTGAACTGGTTGAATGAAGTTCTTGCGTTCTCTGACACAAACCAAGAAAAGGTGGTGATTGTGA gcCATCTTCCCATTTACCCAGAGGCCTCCGACAATGTGTGCCTGGCCTGGAACTACAGAGATGCTCTGGCAGTCATCTGGTCTCACAAGTGTGTAGTGTGTTTCTTTGCTGGTCACACTCATGATGGTGGCTACTGTGAGGATCATTTTGGTGTGCACCATGTCAACCTAGAAGGAGTTATTGAAACAGCTCCAGTCAGCCAAGCCTTTGGCACAGTTCACGTCTATCCTGACAAAATGGTGTTGAAAGGGAGAGGCAGAGTTCCAGACCGAATTATGAATTATAAGAAGGAAAAAGCCCTCAACTTTTAG
- the Adprm gene encoding manganese-dependent ADP-ribose/CDP-alcohol diphosphatase isoform X1 — MSFRYRTSFAPPHHFRYRFRFLRKSQEAALSALLGGVALADSLEAFAEEPARVYLETCLEVMADKANPGTLTDNSERLFSFGVITDIQYADLEDGYNFQGSRRRYYRHSLVHLQGAIEDWNKESSMPCCVLQLGDIIDGFNAQYKTSEESLEVVMNTFKMLKVPVHHTWGNHEFYNFSRDYLTRSKLNTRFLEDRIVDHPETIPSENYYAYHFVPFPKFRFILLDAYDLSVLGVDQSSPKYQQCMKILREHNPNTELNSPQGLSEPQFVQFNGGFSQEQLNWLNEVLAFSDTNQEKVVIVSHLPIYPEASDNVCLAWNYRDALAVIWSHKCVVCFFAGHTHDGGYCEDHFGVHHVNLEGVIETAPVSQAFGTVHVYPDKMVLKGRGRVPDRIMNYKKEKALNF, encoded by the exons ATGAGCTTTCGGTACCGCACCTCCTTTGCCCCGCCCCACCACTTCCGGTACCGCTTCCGCTTCCTCCGGAAGTCGCAAGAAGCCGCTCTTTCCGCTCTGCTCGGTGGTGTTGCCCTAGCTGATAGTCTTGAAGCCTTTGCCGAGGAGCCGGCGCGCG tTTATCTAGAAACCTGTTTGGAGGTTATGGCTGATAAGGCCAATCCTGGAACCCTCACTGACAATTCAGAAAGACTCTTCTCCTTTGGAGTAATAACAGATATTCAGTATGCCGACTTAGAAGATGGATACAATTTCCAAGGAAGCCGGCGGAGGTACTATAGACATAGTCTCGTTCACTTACAGGGTGCCATTGAAGACTGGAATAAAGAAAGCAGCATGCCCTGTTGTGTCCTGCAGCTTGGAGACATTATCGATGGCTTTAACGCACAGTATAAAACATCAGAAGAGTCCCTGGAAGTTGTTATGAACACATTCAAAATGCTTAAAGTCCCAGTTCATCATACATGGGGAAATCATGAATTCTACAACTTCAGTAGAGATTATTTAACACGCTCTAAACTTAACACAAGGTTTCTAGAAGACCGGATTGTAGATCATCCTGAGACCATACCCTCAGAGAATTATTATGCTTACCACTTTGTGCCATTCCCTAAATTCCGGTTCATTTTACTTGATGCTTATGACTTGAGTGTCTTAGGTGTGGATCAGTCTTCTCCAAaataccagcagtgtatgaagaTACTGAGGGAGCACAATCCAAATACGGAATTGAATAGTCCTCAAG GACTTTCTGAGCCCCAGTTTGTCCAGTTTAATGGAGGATTCAGCCAAGAACAGCTGAACTGGTTGAATGAAGTTCTTGCGTTCTCTGACACAAACCAAGAAAAGGTGGTGATTGTGA gcCATCTTCCCATTTACCCAGAGGCCTCCGACAATGTGTGCCTGGCCTGGAACTACAGAGATGCTCTGGCAGTCATCTGGTCTCACAAGTGTGTAGTGTGTTTCTTTGCTGGTCACACTCATGATGGTGGCTACTGTGAGGATCATTTTGGTGTGCACCATGTCAACCTAGAAGGAGTTATTGAAACAGCTCCAGTCAGCCAAGCCTTTGGCACAGTTCACGTCTATCCTGACAAAATGGTGTTGAAAGGGAGAGGCAGAGTTCCAGACCGAATTATGAATTATAAGAAGGAAAAAGCCCTCAACTTTTAG
- the Adprm gene encoding manganese-dependent ADP-ribose/CDP-alcohol diphosphatase isoform X2, translated as MSFRYRTSFAPPHHFRYRFRFLRKSQEAALSALLGGVALADSLEAFAEEPARVYLETCLEVMADKANPGTLTDNSERLFSFGVITDIQYADLEDGYNFQGSRRRYYRHSLVHLQGAIEDWNKESSMPCCVLQLGDIIDGFNAQYKTSEESLEVVMNTFKMLKVPVHHTWGNHEFYNFSRDYLTRSKLNTRFLEDRIVDHPETIPSENYYAYHFVPFPKFRFILLDAYDLSVLGVDQSSPKYQQCMKILREHNPNTELNSPQGLSEPQFVQFNGGFSQEQLNWLNEVLAFSDTNQEKVVIVKIRVLIAYYFTYVDFLWSQSIWMRPSSHLPRGLRQCVPGLELQRCSGSHLVSQVCSVFLCWSHS; from the exons ATGAGCTTTCGGTACCGCACCTCCTTTGCCCCGCCCCACCACTTCCGGTACCGCTTCCGCTTCCTCCGGAAGTCGCAAGAAGCCGCTCTTTCCGCTCTGCTCGGTGGTGTTGCCCTAGCTGATAGTCTTGAAGCCTTTGCCGAGGAGCCGGCGCGCG tTTATCTAGAAACCTGTTTGGAGGTTATGGCTGATAAGGCCAATCCTGGAACCCTCACTGACAATTCAGAAAGACTCTTCTCCTTTGGAGTAATAACAGATATTCAGTATGCCGACTTAGAAGATGGATACAATTTCCAAGGAAGCCGGCGGAGGTACTATAGACATAGTCTCGTTCACTTACAGGGTGCCATTGAAGACTGGAATAAAGAAAGCAGCATGCCCTGTTGTGTCCTGCAGCTTGGAGACATTATCGATGGCTTTAACGCACAGTATAAAACATCAGAAGAGTCCCTGGAAGTTGTTATGAACACATTCAAAATGCTTAAAGTCCCAGTTCATCATACATGGGGAAATCATGAATTCTACAACTTCAGTAGAGATTATTTAACACGCTCTAAACTTAACACAAGGTTTCTAGAAGACCGGATTGTAGATCATCCTGAGACCATACCCTCAGAGAATTATTATGCTTACCACTTTGTGCCATTCCCTAAATTCCGGTTCATTTTACTTGATGCTTATGACTTGAGTGTCTTAGGTGTGGATCAGTCTTCTCCAAaataccagcagtgtatgaagaTACTGAGGGAGCACAATCCAAATACGGAATTGAATAGTCCTCAAG GACTTTCTGAGCCCCAGTTTGTCCAGTTTAATGGAGGATTCAGCCAAGAACAGCTGAACTGGTTGAATGAAGTTCTTGCGTTCTCTGACACAAACCAAGAAAAGGTGGTGATTGTGA AGATCCGGGTGTTGATAGCCTACTACTTCACATATGTGGACTTTCTGTGGTCTCAGTCCATTTGGATGAG gcCATCTTCCCATTTACCCAGAGGCCTCCGACAATGTGTGCCTGGCCTGGAACTACAGAGATGCTCTGGCAGTCATCTGGTCTCACAAGTGTGTAGTGTGTTTCTTTGCTGGTCACACTCATGA
- the Adprm gene encoding manganese-dependent ADP-ribose/CDP-alcohol diphosphatase isoform X4, with protein sequence MSFRYRTSFAPPHHFRYRFRFLRKSQEAALSALLGGVALADSLEAFAEEPARVYLETCLEVMADKANPGTLTDNSERLFSFGVITDIQYADLEDGYNFQGSRRRYYRHSLVHLQGAIEDWNKESSMPCCVLQLGDIIDGFNAQYKTSEESLEVVMNTFKMLKVPVHHTWGNHEFYNFSRDYLTRSKLNTRFLEDRIVDHPETIPSENYYAYHFVPFPKFRFILLDAYDLSVLGVDQSSPKYQQCMKILREHNPNTELNSPQGLSEPQFVQFNGGFSQEQLNWLNEVLAFSDTNQEKVVIAIFPFTQRPPTMCAWPGTTEMLWQSSGLTSV encoded by the exons ATGAGCTTTCGGTACCGCACCTCCTTTGCCCCGCCCCACCACTTCCGGTACCGCTTCCGCTTCCTCCGGAAGTCGCAAGAAGCCGCTCTTTCCGCTCTGCTCGGTGGTGTTGCCCTAGCTGATAGTCTTGAAGCCTTTGCCGAGGAGCCGGCGCGCG tTTATCTAGAAACCTGTTTGGAGGTTATGGCTGATAAGGCCAATCCTGGAACCCTCACTGACAATTCAGAAAGACTCTTCTCCTTTGGAGTAATAACAGATATTCAGTATGCCGACTTAGAAGATGGATACAATTTCCAAGGAAGCCGGCGGAGGTACTATAGACATAGTCTCGTTCACTTACAGGGTGCCATTGAAGACTGGAATAAAGAAAGCAGCATGCCCTGTTGTGTCCTGCAGCTTGGAGACATTATCGATGGCTTTAACGCACAGTATAAAACATCAGAAGAGTCCCTGGAAGTTGTTATGAACACATTCAAAATGCTTAAAGTCCCAGTTCATCATACATGGGGAAATCATGAATTCTACAACTTCAGTAGAGATTATTTAACACGCTCTAAACTTAACACAAGGTTTCTAGAAGACCGGATTGTAGATCATCCTGAGACCATACCCTCAGAGAATTATTATGCTTACCACTTTGTGCCATTCCCTAAATTCCGGTTCATTTTACTTGATGCTTATGACTTGAGTGTCTTAGGTGTGGATCAGTCTTCTCCAAaataccagcagtgtatgaagaTACTGAGGGAGCACAATCCAAATACGGAATTGAATAGTCCTCAAG GACTTTCTGAGCCCCAGTTTGTCCAGTTTAATGGAGGATTCAGCCAAGAACAGCTGAACTGGTTGAATGAAGTTCTTGCGTTCTCTGACACAAACCAAGAAAAGGTGGTGATT gcCATCTTCCCATTTACCCAGAGGCCTCCGACAATGTGTGCCTGGCCTGGAACTACAGAGATGCTCTGGCAGTCATCTGGTCTCACAAGTGTGTAG
- the Adprm gene encoding manganese-dependent ADP-ribose/CDP-alcohol diphosphatase isoform X5, which produces MSFRYRTSFAPPHHFRYRFRFLRKSQEAALSALLGGVALADSLEAFAEEPARVYLETCLEVMADKANPGTLTDNSERLFSFGVITDIQYADLEDGYNFQGSRRRYYRHSLVHLQGAIEDWNKESSMPCCVLQLGDIIDGFNAQYKTSEESLEVVMNTFKMLKVPVHHTWGNHEFYNFSRDYLTRSKLNTRFLEDRIVDHPETIPSENYYAYHFVPFPKFRFILLDAYDLSVLGVDQSSPKYQQCMKILREHNPNTELNSPQGLSEPQFVQFNGGFSQEQLNWLNEVLAFSDTNQEKVVIVSIDKELQGLSIWTLLTGYWGTEYF; this is translated from the exons ATGAGCTTTCGGTACCGCACCTCCTTTGCCCCGCCCCACCACTTCCGGTACCGCTTCCGCTTCCTCCGGAAGTCGCAAGAAGCCGCTCTTTCCGCTCTGCTCGGTGGTGTTGCCCTAGCTGATAGTCTTGAAGCCTTTGCCGAGGAGCCGGCGCGCG tTTATCTAGAAACCTGTTTGGAGGTTATGGCTGATAAGGCCAATCCTGGAACCCTCACTGACAATTCAGAAAGACTCTTCTCCTTTGGAGTAATAACAGATATTCAGTATGCCGACTTAGAAGATGGATACAATTTCCAAGGAAGCCGGCGGAGGTACTATAGACATAGTCTCGTTCACTTACAGGGTGCCATTGAAGACTGGAATAAAGAAAGCAGCATGCCCTGTTGTGTCCTGCAGCTTGGAGACATTATCGATGGCTTTAACGCACAGTATAAAACATCAGAAGAGTCCCTGGAAGTTGTTATGAACACATTCAAAATGCTTAAAGTCCCAGTTCATCATACATGGGGAAATCATGAATTCTACAACTTCAGTAGAGATTATTTAACACGCTCTAAACTTAACACAAGGTTTCTAGAAGACCGGATTGTAGATCATCCTGAGACCATACCCTCAGAGAATTATTATGCTTACCACTTTGTGCCATTCCCTAAATTCCGGTTCATTTTACTTGATGCTTATGACTTGAGTGTCTTAGGTGTGGATCAGTCTTCTCCAAaataccagcagtgtatgaagaTACTGAGGGAGCACAATCCAAATACGGAATTGAATAGTCCTCAAG GACTTTCTGAGCCCCAGTTTGTCCAGTTTAATGGAGGATTCAGCCAAGAACAGCTGAACTGGTTGAATGAAGTTCTTGCGTTCTCTGACACAAACCAAGAAAAGGTGGTGATTGTGA GTATAGATAAAGAACTTCAAGGACTAAGCATTTGGACACTCCTGACAGGATACTGGGGAACTGAGTACTTCTAG